One genomic segment of Aquipluma nitroreducens includes these proteins:
- a CDS encoding YeeE/YedE thiosulfate transporter family protein produces MEKRKYMNPYLAGMLLGLVLLSAMFFSGRGLGASGGIKYAVVAIVGAVDHQHAMETPYYSKYFENGESPLKNWLALEVFGMVLGGFISGALSHRLKFKVEKSPQISNNKRLFFAFLGGVFFVYGAQLARGCTSGAALSGMAVFSVAGFVTMIAIFGSAYLFAWFFRKLWI; encoded by the coding sequence ATGGAAAAACGAAAATACATGAATCCGTACCTGGCAGGAATGCTGCTTGGGTTGGTTCTTTTGTCGGCCATGTTTTTTTCAGGACGTGGCCTTGGCGCCAGCGGTGGCATTAAATATGCCGTAGTGGCAATTGTAGGCGCTGTCGATCATCAACATGCCATGGAAACACCCTATTACAGCAAGTATTTCGAGAATGGCGAAAGTCCGTTAAAAAACTGGCTGGCATTAGAAGTCTTTGGAATGGTGTTGGGTGGTTTTATTTCAGGGGCACTCTCCCACCGTTTAAAATTCAAGGTCGAGAAATCGCCTCAAATATCGAATAACAAACGATTGTTTTTTGCATTTCTGGGGGGTGTATTTTTTGTTTACGGAGCACAGTTGGCACGTGGGTGCACCAGTGGCGCAGCGCTTTCGGGCATGGCCGTGTTTTCGGTTGCCGGTTTTGTAACCATGATCGCCATATTCGGTTCGGCCTATCTCTTCGCCTGGTTTTTCCGGAAACTATGGATATGA
- a CDS encoding isocitrate lyase/PEP mutase family protein: MVSGIQKEKAELFLKYHQDKEILVLLNSWDPGSSKLIEACGYKAIATTSMGIAASLGYPDCEVIQLSEMIHVIMGIVNAVQVPVTVDIEAGYGNNVNEIIESVTKIIATGIVGINIEDSIELSAELIDENEFCERISAIRALSDSLGFHLVINARTDSFYTSSGSTREKLAESIKRGNKYREAGADCIFVQPVWEKETISTLVKEINAPINILSNPTIGGGLPLSVRELQDLGVARLSLGSGLMKATLALIKKVANELSEKGTYNILLDGLSPVSETALAYKMAIGLNK, from the coding sequence ATGGTTTCAGGTATTCAAAAAGAAAAAGCTGAATTGTTCCTGAAATATCATCAGGACAAAGAAATTTTGGTTCTGTTAAACTCATGGGACCCCGGAAGTTCCAAATTAATAGAAGCTTGTGGCTACAAAGCAATCGCAACAACAAGTATGGGAATTGCTGCCTCTTTAGGTTATCCTGACTGCGAGGTCATCCAATTATCGGAAATGATTCACGTGATAATGGGCATTGTAAATGCAGTTCAGGTTCCTGTAACGGTAGATATTGAAGCCGGATATGGAAACAATGTAAATGAAATAATTGAATCGGTTACAAAGATCATTGCTACCGGAATTGTTGGAATAAACATTGAAGACAGCATTGAATTAAGTGCGGAATTAATCGACGAAAATGAATTTTGTGAACGGATATCAGCTATTCGAGCACTGTCTGATTCATTGGGCTTTCATTTAGTCATTAATGCAAGGACTGATTCGTTCTATACTTCGTCAGGTTCGACACGCGAAAAATTAGCTGAATCGATCAAACGTGGCAATAAATACCGGGAGGCTGGTGCCGACTGCATTTTTGTACAACCTGTGTGGGAAAAGGAAACGATTTCGACATTGGTTAAGGAAATTAATGCACCAATTAATATTCTTTCAAACCCTACAATTGGAGGAGGATTACCTCTATCCGTTCGGGAATTGCAGGATTTGGGTGTTGCCCGTTTAAGTTTGGGTTCAGGTTTGATGAAAGCAACTTTAGCTTTAATTAAAAAAGTTGCCAATGAACTTTCAGAGAAAGGTACTTACAACATCTTGCTGGATGGGTTGTCGCCGGTTAGCGAAACTGCATTGGCTTATAAAATGGCAATTGGGTTAAATAAATGA
- a CDS encoding N-acetylmuramic acid 6-phosphate etherase: protein MTTTTTTTSTTEADSLYNDLEKKSVKELLLSIHEEDKKVLPAVHNAIPQIEKLVEEVYQRMKKGGRLFYLGAGTSGRLGILDASEIPPTFGVGHDLVIGLIAGGDRAIRKAVEMAEDDEEQAWKDMEKYELSKLDSIVGIAASGRTPYVIGAVKRARTEGILTGCIVNNKDSVLAQNVDIPIEAIVGPEFLTGSTRMKSGTSQKLILNMITTSLMIKLGRVKGNKMVNMQLTNQKLINRGTRMIMTELGYDEVKAKRLLLLHGSVNAVLMAEKEEK, encoded by the coding sequence ATGACCACCACAACTACAACAACAAGTACCACCGAAGCCGATTCGCTGTATAACGATTTGGAAAAAAAATCGGTAAAAGAACTCTTGTTAAGTATTCACGAAGAAGACAAAAAAGTTTTACCAGCCGTACACAACGCTATTCCCCAAATTGAAAAACTGGTGGAAGAAGTTTATCAGCGCATGAAAAAGGGCGGACGATTATTCTACTTGGGTGCAGGCACCAGTGGGCGTTTGGGCATTTTAGATGCTTCGGAAATTCCACCCACCTTCGGAGTTGGTCACGATTTGGTTATTGGACTGATTGCCGGCGGCGACCGTGCCATTCGTAAAGCAGTTGAAATGGCCGAAGACGACGAAGAGCAGGCCTGGAAAGATATGGAGAAATACGAGCTCAGCAAACTGGATTCTATTGTTGGCATTGCTGCTTCGGGGCGGACTCCCTATGTGATTGGAGCAGTTAAAAGAGCCCGAACAGAAGGCATTCTGACTGGTTGCATCGTAAATAATAAGGATAGTGTTTTGGCACAAAATGTTGACATTCCGATTGAAGCCATTGTTGGCCCTGAATTTTTAACCGGCAGCACCCGGATGAAATCGGGCACTTCACAAAAGCTGATCCTGAACATGATCACCACTTCGCTGATGATTAAACTCGGACGTGTAAAAGGGAATAAAATGGTGAACATGCAATTGACGAATCAAAAACTGATTAATCGCGGCACCCGGATGATTATGACCGAACTGGGTTACGACGAAGTAAAAGCCAAACGACTATTGCTGCTGCATGGCTCGGTAAATGCAGTTTTGATGGCAGAAAAAGAAGAGAAATAA
- a CDS encoding PIG-L deacetylase family protein → MTKHSRRQFFQNAIPVTIGTTIGLSNVSAMGNSASTSIEKKMKIVVVGAHPDDPETICGGLMAMYSGLGHEVVSVYLTRGEAGIEGKTHEESAKIRTAEALTACAILKVRPEFIGQIDGNCEITSERYAPLLDLFKKEKPDIVLTHWPIDSHRDHRICSILVYDAWLNTGRKSALYYCEAMSGVQSQNFAPTDYVDITGVVEQKHKACFAHVSQEIEQTYSEHHGKMEKFRGMEFGCDYAEAFVRHVKSPGIYLK, encoded by the coding sequence ATGACAAAACATTCTCGAAGGCAATTTTTTCAAAATGCGATACCTGTTACCATTGGAACTACCATCGGACTATCAAATGTTAGTGCCATGGGCAATAGCGCTTCAACTTCAATCGAAAAGAAAATGAAAATTGTAGTTGTCGGGGCTCATCCTGATGATCCGGAAACCATATGCGGTGGGTTGATGGCTATGTATTCGGGTTTAGGTCATGAGGTTGTATCGGTCTATTTAACACGGGGCGAAGCTGGTATTGAAGGGAAAACACACGAGGAATCTGCAAAAATTCGCACGGCCGAGGCACTAACTGCATGTGCTATTTTAAAGGTCCGTCCTGAGTTTATTGGTCAAATCGATGGAAATTGTGAAATTACCAGTGAGAGATACGCTCCACTTTTAGACTTATTCAAAAAAGAGAAACCTGATATTGTTCTTACCCATTGGCCAATCGATTCGCATCGCGATCACCGTATTTGTTCCATTTTAGTTTACGATGCATGGTTAAACACGGGACGTAAATCTGCGCTTTACTATTGCGAAGCGATGAGTGGGGTTCAATCGCAAAATTTTGCGCCCACCGATTATGTCGATATTACCGGAGTTGTCGAGCAAAAGCACAAAGCTTGTTTTGCACATGTGAGCCAGGAAATAGAACAGACATACAGCGAACATCACGGGAAAATGGAGAAGTTTCGCGGAATGGAATTTGGTTGCGATTATGCCGAGGCATTTGTCAGGCATGTTAAAAGCCCCGGAATTTACTTGAAGTAG
- a CDS encoding MFS transporter: protein MNFSTFASLKNRNYRLFFMGQSVSLLGTWMQKTAVSWVVYSLTQSKFMLGVSVFATLFPTALVSLYGGIVADRYNRYKILLSTQVVSLLQAVLLTLAIVFFKQHVVWEIIVLGAVLGVINGFDMPARQSLVRELVGRKEDLPNALALNSSMVNLSKLIGPAIAGFILERFGDAICFGINAISFIPVILSLLLMKLPKPEPKPKADKNLKYEFLEAFVYIKNTPVVSSVIIFVGIMGLLVLPFSTLTPVFAKDIFNGSAFTLGIIDGVIGFGAFLGALFLASLRQGSNLSKVLAINTLVFGIGLILFSQITVLSLALLFIAIGSFGMMSVRTISNTIVQIHVPNQFRGRVISIYLMVLTATIPIGSLIVGAVSHYIGVETTVLIEGFLALIVAIFYVRYLKNEKLKDEGQSLLEQQPQEA, encoded by the coding sequence ATGAATTTTAGCACGTTCGCGTCTCTTAAAAATCGAAACTACCGATTGTTTTTTATGGGGCAGTCGGTTTCGTTATTGGGAACCTGGATGCAGAAAACTGCTGTAAGTTGGGTTGTTTATTCCCTGACACAGTCAAAATTTATGTTGGGCGTATCGGTGTTCGCAACTCTTTTTCCTACAGCATTGGTTTCATTGTATGGTGGCATCGTAGCCGACAGATATAACCGTTATAAAATTTTGTTGTCAACACAGGTTGTGTCTTTACTGCAAGCTGTTTTATTAACGCTGGCCATCGTATTTTTCAAACAACATGTTGTCTGGGAAATTATTGTTTTGGGTGCAGTATTGGGTGTTATCAACGGATTTGATATGCCAGCACGCCAATCATTGGTCAGAGAATTGGTTGGTCGTAAAGAAGATTTGCCTAATGCCCTGGCTTTAAATTCTTCAATGGTTAACTTGTCGAAACTGATAGGGCCTGCTATCGCTGGTTTTATTTTGGAGAGATTTGGTGATGCAATTTGTTTTGGCATTAATGCCATCAGCTTTATTCCGGTGATTCTTTCGTTGCTCCTGATGAAATTACCAAAGCCAGAACCCAAGCCGAAAGCCGACAAGAACCTTAAATACGAATTTTTAGAGGCTTTTGTTTATATCAAAAATACACCTGTGGTTAGTTCAGTCATTATTTTTGTTGGCATTATGGGTTTGTTGGTTTTGCCGTTTAGCACATTAACTCCTGTATTCGCGAAAGACATTTTTAACGGCTCAGCTTTTACATTAGGAATTATTGACGGAGTGATTGGATTTGGCGCTTTCCTGGGCGCTTTGTTTTTAGCTTCGTTACGGCAGGGATCGAATTTAAGTAAGGTATTAGCTATAAATACATTGGTGTTTGGAATTGGACTTATCTTATTTTCGCAAATAACAGTTTTGTCACTCGCACTTCTGTTTATTGCCATTGGTTCATTTGGAATGATGTCGGTACGAACGATTAGTAATACCATTGTTCAAATTCATGTTCCAAACCAATTTCGTGGGCGAGTCATAAGCATTTATTTGATGGTATTAACGGCGACGATACCTATTGGAAGTTTGATCGTAGGCGCGGTTTCTCATTATATTGGCGTTGAAACCACCGTTTTGATCGAAGGATTTCTGGCTTTGATTGTTGCCATTTTCTATGTTCGGTATCTGAAAAATGAAAAGCTCAAAGATGAAGGACAATCTCTTTTGGAGCAACAACCTCAGGAAGCGTGA
- a CDS encoding YeeE/YedE thiosulfate transporter family protein has protein sequence MGPLSIISGFPEWLNLLIAFLIGIGFGFALEQAGFSSSRKLAGMFYGYDTTVLKVFFTAAIVALVGSQLLSFFGLLNLKLVYVNPYYINSAIVGGVIMGAGFIMGGYCPGTGISALSIGKIDAMIFLAGGMVGAFLFAETYPFIETLFLDNFKGAMRIDEWMGVSPGVFTLILIVAAVALFWLAELAEKKFSQADITNEL, from the coding sequence ATGGGACCACTTTCAATAATATCCGGATTTCCGGAATGGCTTAACCTTCTGATCGCCTTTTTGATCGGAATCGGTTTTGGGTTTGCTTTAGAACAAGCCGGATTTTCATCGAGCCGCAAACTGGCCGGAATGTTTTACGGCTACGACACCACTGTGCTCAAAGTATTTTTCACGGCAGCCATTGTTGCTTTGGTTGGATCGCAGTTGCTCAGTTTCTTTGGCCTTTTAAACCTAAAACTGGTTTACGTGAATCCGTATTACATCAACTCGGCAATCGTTGGCGGAGTGATCATGGGAGCCGGATTTATCATGGGCGGCTATTGCCCCGGAACCGGAATCAGCGCCCTTTCGATCGGAAAAATTGACGCAATGATTTTCCTTGCTGGTGGAATGGTTGGGGCATTTTTGTTCGCCGAAACCTATCCATTCATCGAAACTCTATTTCTGGACAATTTCAAAGGTGCCATGCGAATTGACGAATGGATGGGCGTTTCACCTGGAGTTTTTACCCTGATATTGATTGTGGCAGCCGTTGCCTTATTCTGGCTTGCTGAGCTTGCCGAGAAAAAATTTAGCCAGGCTGATATTACGAATGAGCTATAA
- a CDS encoding ATPase, with the protein MKLIADSGSTKTSWKLIDGSGHIKNIKTSGLNPYSQPEESIIQEVEKVLFPETGTGIQEIYFYGAGIVNAEKGDIIRRALNRIYPEAIVETHSDVLGAARALFGDQAGIACILGTGSNACLYDGKQIAHGISPLGFILGDEGSGSVMGRKLLGDYFKDVMPSRLRDEFGKQFGITREEALNRVYRTEKPNQFLAQFVPFLSENSNSAYCQEFVQHNFMEFFERNVSKLPDYTQYPIGFIGSVAFYFSQILNNTASYFGFEETTIIKEPIDGLEKYYSIK; encoded by the coding sequence ATGAAACTTATTGCCGACAGTGGATCGACTAAAACATCATGGAAACTGATTGATGGTTCAGGTCATATTAAAAACATTAAAACATCAGGGCTCAACCCCTACTCACAGCCAGAGGAAAGTATTATTCAGGAAGTTGAAAAGGTGCTCTTCCCGGAAACTGGTACCGGAATTCAGGAAATTTATTTTTATGGGGCTGGAATTGTAAATGCAGAAAAGGGCGACATCATCCGCAGAGCTTTAAATCGCATTTATCCTGAAGCCATTGTGGAAACTCACAGCGATGTGTTGGGAGCAGCCCGTGCTTTATTTGGAGATCAGGCCGGGATTGCCTGCATTTTGGGCACAGGCTCGAATGCTTGTTTGTATGATGGCAAGCAAATTGCACATGGGATTTCTCCGCTAGGTTTTATTTTAGGCGATGAAGGCAGCGGCTCAGTTATGGGACGAAAATTGCTTGGCGACTATTTTAAGGATGTTATGCCTAGCCGGTTACGCGACGAATTTGGTAAGCAGTTCGGTATTACCCGCGAAGAAGCCCTAAACAGGGTTTACCGTACCGAAAAACCCAACCAATTTCTGGCACAATTTGTACCTTTTTTGTCGGAAAATAGCAATTCAGCATATTGTCAGGAGTTTGTGCAGCATAATTTCATGGAATTCTTTGAACGTAACGTAAGTAAATTGCCGGATTATACCCAATATCCAATCGGTTTTATTGGTTCTGTTGCATTCTATTTTAGCCAGATATTGAACAATACTGCCAGCTATTTCGGGTTCGAAGAAACAACGATTATTAAAGAGCCCATTGACGGGCTAGAGAAATATTACAGCATAAAGTAA
- a CDS encoding glycoside hydrolase family 9 protein — MRTLFLISVIFLISLKVSASSIIRINQMGYLPQSVKVAVFLSDQDEELSRFQLFESLSGKLVFEGTPELADASIWGKQKAYRLNFTAFHEMGGFILKAGNSVSPSFRISPDVYNGTADFILNYMRQQRCGFNPYLNDSCHTHDGIIVDHPTKTGQHIDVIGGWHDASDYLQYTTTSANAIYQLLFAYQQNPSVYGDKFAANGKPGANGIPDILDEARWGLEWLLKMNPAKNEMYNQIADDRDHAGFRIPTLDTLGGYGLGVYRPVYFVTGKSQGLGKYKNRSTGVSSTAAKFSSSFALGASVFKHIDPTFAEQMLRKSRDAWDFAKSDLGNFQTACMVSPYFYEEDNWVDDMELAAATLIPTEKQIDFQKEAKYWGELEPVTPWMELNRARHYQYYPFVNLGHALLAQSSDPLIAKQFAALMKQGLDQIRKYAANDPFRIGVPFVWCSNNFVAAAITQAKLYRKITGDNTYEEMEAALTDWLFGCNPWGTSMICGLPAGGDYPEKPHSAITLYLNQTTTGGLVDGPVYTSIYKSLLGIHLLRADQYPEFQDGKAVYHDDIGDYSTNEPTMDGTASLSYLLSSLEVEGHTSGDVLDNQGALVRKNPAEKKVYLIFSAHELGEGGQLIAQTLKKYKAKGSFFLTGTFYNNPENKSLINELIADGHYLGAHSDGHLLYADWTKRDSTLVTQKQFSDDLKLNYKKMEAFGLTPEKASVFLPPYEWYNAESVDWSRQMGLKVINFTPGIRSNADYTTPDMTGYRSSETILNDIQTFEKNDPNGLNGCIMLIHMGTEPSRTDKFYNRLGELLSWLKKNGYSTDRF, encoded by the coding sequence ATGAGAACTCTTTTCTTGATCAGTGTGATTTTTCTTATTTCGTTGAAGGTTAGCGCTTCATCGATAATTCGTATCAATCAAATGGGTTATTTGCCTCAATCGGTTAAGGTGGCAGTTTTTCTTTCCGATCAGGATGAGGAACTTTCTAGGTTTCAGTTGTTCGAATCACTTTCAGGAAAATTGGTTTTTGAAGGCACACCAGAACTTGCCGATGCCAGCATTTGGGGCAAACAGAAAGCCTACCGACTTAACTTTACGGCTTTTCATGAAATGGGTGGTTTTATCCTGAAGGCTGGCAACTCTGTATCTCCGTCGTTTCGTATCTCGCCTGATGTTTATAATGGTACTGCCGATTTCATTCTTAATTATATGCGTCAACAGCGTTGTGGGTTCAATCCGTACCTGAATGATTCGTGTCACACGCATGATGGAATTATTGTCGATCATCCTACCAAAACCGGGCAGCACATCGATGTGATTGGGGGGTGGCACGATGCTTCTGATTATTTGCAATACACTACAACTTCTGCAAATGCCATTTATCAGCTACTGTTTGCCTATCAGCAGAACCCATCGGTTTATGGTGATAAGTTTGCCGCCAATGGCAAGCCGGGAGCCAACGGAATCCCGGATATCCTGGACGAAGCCCGCTGGGGTTTGGAATGGCTCCTGAAAATGAATCCGGCGAAAAATGAAATGTACAACCAGATTGCTGATGACCGCGATCACGCCGGATTTCGGATTCCTACCTTGGATACGTTGGGTGGTTATGGATTGGGAGTGTACCGACCGGTTTATTTTGTGACCGGGAAATCGCAGGGATTGGGTAAATATAAAAATCGCTCGACAGGCGTTTCGTCAACGGCAGCAAAGTTCAGTTCGTCGTTTGCTTTAGGCGCTTCAGTCTTTAAACATATTGATCCAACGTTTGCTGAGCAAATGCTCCGGAAATCGCGCGACGCTTGGGATTTTGCCAAATCCGATCTGGGCAATTTTCAGACGGCTTGCATGGTTTCGCCATATTTTTACGAAGAAGACAATTGGGTTGACGACATGGAACTGGCAGCTGCGACCTTAATTCCGACAGAAAAGCAGATCGATTTTCAGAAAGAAGCCAAATACTGGGGCGAGTTGGAACCGGTAACGCCCTGGATGGAACTGAACCGTGCCCGGCATTACCAGTATTATCCGTTTGTGAATTTGGGACATGCTTTATTGGCTCAGTCATCCGATCCGTTGATTGCCAAGCAGTTTGCCGCTTTGATGAAACAGGGACTCGATCAAATCCGGAAATATGCAGCCAACGATCCGTTCCGGATTGGCGTTCCATTTGTTTGGTGCTCCAATAATTTTGTGGCAGCAGCCATCACTCAGGCTAAATTATACCGAAAAATTACCGGCGATAATACTTACGAAGAAATGGAAGCCGCTTTAACTGATTGGCTGTTTGGTTGTAATCCATGGGGAACATCAATGATATGTGGACTTCCGGCTGGGGGCGATTATCCTGAAAAACCACATTCGGCGATTACGCTTTACCTGAATCAAACCACAACCGGCGGTTTGGTTGATGGTCCGGTTTATACCAGCATTTATAAGAGTTTGCTCGGAATTCATTTATTAAGAGCAGATCAGTACCCTGAATTTCAGGATGGCAAGGCGGTTTACCACGATGATATTGGTGATTATTCGACCAACGAACCAACGATGGACGGAACGGCCAGTCTGAGCTACCTGCTTTCGTCGCTCGAAGTTGAAGGTCATACTTCGGGAGATGTTTTGGACAATCAGGGTGCTTTGGTACGGAAAAATCCGGCTGAAAAGAAAGTGTACCTGATTTTTTCGGCTCACGAATTAGGCGAAGGAGGACAACTAATTGCTCAAACTTTGAAAAAATACAAAGCCAAAGGTTCATTTTTCCTGACAGGGACTTTCTATAACAATCCGGAAAATAAATCACTCATCAACGAATTGATTGCTGATGGTCATTATCTGGGAGCGCACTCCGATGGCCATTTGTTGTATGCCGACTGGACGAAGCGCGATTCGACTCTGGTTACTCAAAAGCAGTTCTCCGATGATTTGAAATTGAATTACAAAAAGATGGAAGCATTTGGTTTGACTCCCGAAAAAGCTTCGGTATTTTTACCTCCGTACGAATGGTACAATGCTGAAAGTGTTGACTGGAGTAGGCAGATGGGTTTGAAAGTGATCAATTTTACGCCTGGAATCCGCTCAAATGCCGATTACACCACACCGGATATGACTGGTTATCGCTCTTCGGAAACGATTTTGAACGACATTCAGACTTTTGAGAAGAATGACCCGAATGGACTGAACGGCTGCATCATGCTGATTCATATGGGAACAGAACCTTCGCGTACTGATAAGTTTTACAATCGGTTGGGCGAACTTCTCTCGTGGCTGAAGAAAAATGGATATTCAACGGATCGGTTTTAA
- a CDS encoding TlpA family protein disulfide reductase codes for MKRTVLLTFSIAILSVLACSKKTDSGQPNANYKNLEKDFITWWTYHENNIILSSNFIAIDNLSNRISKEDFFEKLTSGDYIPLKLNSKDSLVYYKLFKLDEGSNSEIRQQIKRSSTANYIHFKAEGKPFPKFQFFDLNGTEYNNENTKGKIVILKCWFIGCHACVAEFPELNKLVNNYRNRKDVVFISLATDSKEKLNQFLAQKKFNYAVVADQTKFITKELNVSSYPTHLIIDSNGIIRKVVNKADEMILALNDKEFLKTSLASIPSLPASN; via the coding sequence ATGAAAAGAACCGTTTTACTAACATTTTCGATTGCAATTTTATCAGTGCTGGCTTGTTCAAAAAAAACAGATTCCGGACAGCCTAATGCTAATTATAAAAACCTGGAAAAAGATTTTATTACCTGGTGGACATATCACGAAAATAACATCATATTATCTTCCAATTTTATTGCCATCGATAATTTGTCGAACCGAATAAGTAAAGAAGATTTCTTTGAGAAACTGACTTCGGGTGATTATATTCCTTTAAAACTAAACTCGAAAGATAGTCTTGTCTATTACAAGCTTTTCAAATTGGATGAAGGCTCGAATAGCGAAATAAGACAGCAAATTAAAAGAAGTTCCACAGCTAACTATATTCACTTTAAAGCGGAAGGTAAGCCTTTTCCGAAATTTCAGTTTTTTGATTTAAACGGAACTGAATACAATAATGAAAATACGAAAGGTAAAATTGTTATTCTCAAATGCTGGTTTATTGGCTGCCATGCTTGCGTTGCCGAATTTCCAGAATTGAATAAACTAGTGAACAATTATCGAAATCGGAAAGATGTTGTCTTTATAAGTTTAGCAACTGATTCGAAAGAAAAATTAAACCAATTTTTAGCTCAAAAAAAGTTCAACTATGCTGTTGTAGCCGACCAGACGAAATTTATAACCAAAGAATTAAATGTGAGTTCGTACCCAACACATCTAATCATTGACTCAAATGGTATAATCCGAAAAGTGGTAAATAAAGCAGATGAAATGATTCTGGCATTAAATGATAAGGAATTTCTGAAGACATCTCTGGCTTCAATTCCTTCTCTACCGGCTTCAAATTAA